One genomic segment of Pseudomonas sp. RU47 includes these proteins:
- a CDS encoding aldo/keto reductase → MRTLELAGVQVPVIGQGTWRMGEDRSAHKREVAALRSGIELGMSLIDTAEMYAEGGAESVVGEAIAGLRDQVFLVSKVYPHNASRKGIPQACERSLRRLDTDYIDLYLLHWRGQYPLEETVEAFERLREDGKIGRWGVSNFDVDDLEELSSSVCATNQVLYNLEERGIEFDLLPWCQHQRMPLMAYCPIGQGGAMLAEPVLKDIAARHGVTPAQVSLAWILRQDGVIAIPKAVRPEHVQLNAQAAQLQLEAGDLAALDQVFQAPQRKQRLAMV, encoded by the coding sequence ATGCGTACCCTCGAACTGGCCGGCGTGCAGGTGCCGGTGATTGGCCAAGGCACCTGGCGCATGGGCGAAGACCGCTCGGCGCACAAGCGTGAAGTGGCAGCACTGCGCAGCGGTATCGAGCTGGGTATGAGCTTGATCGACACGGCGGAAATGTACGCCGAGGGCGGTGCCGAATCAGTCGTTGGCGAAGCCATTGCCGGCCTGCGCGATCAGGTGTTTCTGGTGAGCAAGGTCTACCCGCACAACGCCAGCCGCAAGGGCATCCCGCAAGCTTGCGAGCGCAGCCTGCGGCGGCTCGACACCGACTACATCGACCTCTATCTGTTGCATTGGCGCGGCCAGTATCCGCTGGAAGAAACCGTCGAAGCCTTCGAACGCCTGCGCGAAGACGGCAAGATCGGCCGTTGGGGCGTGTCGAATTTCGATGTCGATGATCTCGAAGAACTCTCCAGTTCGGTCTGCGCGACCAATCAGGTGCTCTACAACCTCGAAGAGCGCGGCATCGAATTCGATTTGCTGCCGTGGTGCCAACATCAACGCATGCCGCTGATGGCTTACTGCCCGATCGGCCAGGGCGGTGCCATGCTCGCTGAGCCGGTGTTGAAAGACATTGCCGCTCGTCACGGCGTAACCCCCGCACAGGTTTCGCTGGCGTGGATTCTGCGTCAGGATGGGGTGATTGCGATTCCCAAGGCTGTGCGGCCGGAACACGTGCAACTCAATGCACAAGCCGCGCAACTGCAACTGGAGGCCGGGGATCTGGCGGCGCTGGACCAGGTGTTTCAAGCGCCACAACGCAAGCAGCGGCTGGCCATGGTCTGA
- a CDS encoding aldose epimerase family protein gives MLQSRHLLSGLGLSLMIATLSANAAGLSAEHKAFGKTNDGTPVEQYILRNSHGMQATVITYGATLQSLKVADKHGKFDDVVLGFDDVQGYQKGTAYFGATIGRFGNRLAEGAFELDGKRYQVPQNDKTNALHGGTLGFDKKVWRAQETKDKDSVGVTLTYLSADGEMGFPGNLTTEVTYRLTDNNELRIDYKASTDKPTVLNLTNHSYFNLAGAGNGDILKQVATLHASHYTPVTAKLIPTGELAPVAGTPMDFSKPTAIGTHIKADHPQLKFAEPKQGGFDFNWALDTRGDIGKVATEVSDPQSGRVLQLFTTEPGVQFYTSNFLDGTVKGKGGKVYPHWGAFTLETQHYPDSPNQPDFPSTRLDPGQTYSHSVVLKFSAK, from the coding sequence ATGCTTCAATCCCGTCACCTGCTCTCCGGCCTCGGACTGTCCCTGATGATCGCCACCCTTTCCGCCAACGCGGCCGGCCTCAGCGCCGAACACAAAGCCTTCGGCAAGACCAATGACGGCACGCCCGTCGAGCAATACATCCTGCGCAACAGCCACGGCATGCAGGCCACCGTCATCACCTACGGCGCGACCCTGCAATCGCTGAAAGTGGCGGACAAGCACGGCAAGTTCGACGACGTCGTGCTCGGCTTCGATGATGTACAGGGTTACCAGAAAGGCACCGCCTACTTCGGCGCGACCATCGGCCGCTTCGGCAATCGCCTCGCCGAAGGTGCGTTCGAACTCGACGGCAAGCGCTATCAAGTGCCGCAAAACGACAAGACCAACGCGCTGCACGGCGGCACGCTGGGCTTCGACAAGAAAGTCTGGAGGGCCCAGGAAACCAAGGACAAGGACTCAGTCGGCGTGACCCTGACCTATCTGTCGGCGGACGGCGAAATGGGCTTCCCCGGCAACCTCACCACCGAAGTGACCTATCGCCTCACCGACAACAACGAACTGCGCATCGACTACAAGGCCAGCACCGACAAACCGACCGTGCTCAACCTGACCAACCACAGCTACTTCAACCTCGCCGGCGCCGGCAATGGCGACATCCTCAAACAGGTCGCCACCCTGCACGCCAGCCATTACACCCCGGTCACCGCCAAGCTGATCCCGACCGGCGAACTGGCACCCGTGGCCGGCACACCGATGGATTTCAGCAAGCCAACCGCGATCGGCACGCACATCAAGGCTGATCATCCGCAGTTGAAATTTGCCGAGCCGAAACAGGGTGGGTTTGATTTCAACTGGGCGCTGGATACCAGGGGTGACATCGGTAAAGTTGCCACCGAGGTGAGCGATCCGCAATCCGGTCGCGTGCTGCAGTTGTTCACCACGGAACCGGGTGTGCAGTTCTATACCAGCAACTTCCTCGACGGTACGGTCAAGGGCAAGGGTGGCAAGGTGTATCCGCACTGGGGCGCGTTTACCCTGGAGACTCAGCATTATCCGGATTCACCGAATCAGCCGGACTTCCCGAGCACTCGGCTTGATCCGGGGCAGACTTACAGCCACAGCGTGGTGTTGAAGTTCTCCGCCAAGTAA
- a CDS encoding DUF1810 domain-containing protein — protein sequence MRSTDQYDPFNLQRFVQAQDSVFERVQRELDEGRKRSHWMWFVFPQFAGLGGSEMSRRFAIGSAEEVRAYLAHELLGARLRTCTQLVLKVQQRSIAEIFGHPDDLKFHSSMTLFAQFAAEDSVFNQALERYFHGILDEWTLQLLDSKQAQLPPDQG from the coding sequence ATGAGAAGCACTGATCAGTACGACCCGTTCAACCTGCAACGTTTTGTCCAGGCCCAGGATTCGGTATTCGAGCGCGTGCAACGCGAACTCGATGAGGGCCGCAAGCGCAGCCACTGGATGTGGTTTGTCTTTCCGCAGTTCGCCGGTCTGGGCGGCAGTGAAATGTCCCGGCGCTTCGCCATCGGTTCGGCCGAGGAGGTCCGGGCTTATCTGGCTCATGAACTGCTCGGCGCACGCCTGCGGACTTGCACGCAGTTAGTGCTGAAGGTGCAACAGCGTTCGATTGCGGAGATTTTCGGCCATCCCGATGACCTGAAATTTCATTCCTCGATGACGCTGTTCGCCCAGTTTGCCGCTGAAGACAGCGTGTTCAATCAGGCGCTGGAACGCTACTTCCACGGCATTCTCGACGAATGGACGCTGCAACTGCTCGACTCAAAACAGGCCCAGTTGCCCCCCGATCAGGGTTGA
- a CDS encoding GNAT family N-acetyltransferase, producing the protein MHIDYLCDHPELIEELATLNFEEWGEFRPGQTVEDRIEHMRESCGKGAVPSVVVALEGSRLLGGALLIESDLKLRPNLTPWLAGVYVKAEERGRGIASQLVNRVVAEAAALGVPELYLYTDTSQSLYARLGWEVVEELVYDDLPVTVMKYVIQR; encoded by the coding sequence ATGCACATCGATTACCTGTGCGATCACCCCGAATTGATCGAAGAACTGGCCACGCTCAACTTCGAGGAGTGGGGCGAGTTTCGTCCCGGGCAAACCGTCGAGGACCGTATCGAACACATGCGCGAATCCTGCGGCAAAGGTGCAGTGCCGAGTGTCGTGGTAGCGCTGGAGGGTTCGCGACTGCTGGGCGGCGCGCTGCTGATCGAAAGTGATCTGAAGCTGCGCCCGAATCTGACGCCATGGCTGGCCGGGGTTTATGTGAAGGCTGAAGAACGCGGTCGCGGGATCGCTTCGCAACTGGTCAATCGCGTGGTTGCAGAAGCGGCGGCGCTGGGTGTGCCTGAGTTGTATCTGTACACCGACACATCGCAGTCGCTGTATGCACGGCTGGGTTGGGAAGTGGTTGAAGAACTGGTCTACGACGATTTGCCGGTGACAGTGATGAAATACGTCATTCAGCGCTAA
- a CDS encoding MFS transporter produces MTDPASADFSRVDRTARADKLPYAALLAFAMTGFIAILTETLPAGLLPQIGAGLNVSEVLAGQLVTLYALGSIVAAIPLTVATRGWPRRRVLLMTVGGFLLFNTVTTFSSHYGLTLASRFLAGMAAGLSWGIMAGYARGIVPVHQQGRALAIAMLGTPVALSLGTPAGTWLGNLIGWRASFGIMSALALVLAAWIVIAVPDRPGQTSEERLPLLESLRLPGVRPVLFVVLTWMLGHNILYTYIAPFLMQAGLADRVDLVLLVFGLCSLVGIWIIGMLVDRWLRWLTLISLAVFALTALVLALAAPSPLVIYACMAVWGLSFGGSATLLLTSAADSAGDHVDVVQAMLTTSWNVAIAGGGLFGGLLLDRAGAMSFPWALLILSLIALATVWINKNHSFKPGRRVH; encoded by the coding sequence ATGACCGACCCCGCCAGCGCCGATTTCAGCCGCGTCGACCGCACCGCCCGTGCGGACAAACTGCCCTATGCCGCGTTGCTGGCGTTCGCCATGACCGGCTTCATCGCCATCCTCACCGAAACCCTGCCCGCCGGGCTGCTGCCGCAAATCGGCGCCGGGCTCAACGTCAGTGAAGTGCTTGCCGGGCAACTGGTAACGCTCTACGCGTTGGGTTCGATTGTCGCGGCGATTCCGCTGACCGTCGCCACGCGGGGCTGGCCTCGGCGCCGGGTTTTATTGATGACGGTCGGCGGGTTTCTGCTGTTCAACACTGTCACCACCTTCTCCAGCCATTACGGCCTGACCCTGGCTTCGCGCTTTCTCGCCGGGATGGCGGCGGGATTGTCGTGGGGGATCATGGCCGGTTATGCGCGCGGCATCGTGCCGGTGCATCAACAGGGGCGGGCGCTGGCGATTGCCATGCTCGGCACGCCTGTGGCGTTGTCGTTGGGCACGCCGGCGGGGACGTGGCTGGGCAATCTGATCGGCTGGCGCGCGTCGTTCGGGATCATGTCGGCACTGGCGCTGGTGTTGGCGGCGTGGATTGTCATTGCGGTGCCGGATCGTCCGGGGCAAACCAGCGAGGAGCGTCTGCCGTTGCTCGAATCGCTGCGTCTGCCCGGCGTGCGGCCGGTGCTGTTCGTGGTGCTGACGTGGATGCTCGGGCACAACATTCTCTATACCTACATCGCGCCATTTCTGATGCAGGCCGGGCTGGCTGACCGGGTCGATCTGGTGTTGCTGGTGTTTGGCCTGTGCTCGCTGGTGGGGATCTGGATTATTGGCATGCTGGTGGATCGCTGGCTGCGCTGGCTGACGCTGATCAGCCTCGCGGTGTTTGCGCTGACGGCGCTGGTACTGGCATTGGCGGCGCCGTCACCGCTGGTCATTTACGCCTGCATGGCGGTGTGGGGATTGTCGTTTGGCGGCTCGGCCACGTTGCTGCTGACCTCGGCGGCGGACTCGGCCGGTGATCACGTCGACGTGGTGCAGGCGATGCTCACCACTTCGTGGAACGTGGCGATCGCCGGTGGCGGCTTGTTCGGCGGCTTGCTGCTGGATCGGGCAGGGGCGATGTCGTTTCCGTGGGCGCTGCTGATTCTGTCGCTGATCGCGCTGGCCACGGTGTGGATCAACAAAAACCACAGCTTCAAACCGGGACGGCGGGTGCACTGA
- a CDS encoding sulfite exporter TauE/SafE family protein, with the protein MELVNFGLVIAGLVVGFIVGMTGVGGGSLMTPILLWFGINPATAVGTDLLYAAITKSSGVLVHRKNKNIDWAITGWLTLGSVPAVAMTLWFLSTLHTAPDAMNAIIKQALGFVLFATALAIFFKKRLLEFAHKRAGGNYNPSGSRLNVMTVITGLVLGTMVALTSIGAGALGTVALFILYPLLPTRRLVGTEIAHAVPLTLVAGLGHASMGNMDWGVLGFLLVGSLPGIWLGSHLTGRISDEVLRPCLATMLVLIGYKLAF; encoded by the coding sequence ATGGAATTGGTGAATTTCGGCCTGGTGATTGCCGGGCTGGTGGTGGGTTTTATTGTCGGCATGACCGGTGTCGGCGGTGGTTCGTTGATGACGCCGATCCTGTTGTGGTTCGGCATCAACCCGGCAACGGCGGTGGGCACAGACCTGCTGTACGCCGCCATTACCAAATCCAGTGGTGTCCTCGTTCATCGCAAAAACAAGAACATCGACTGGGCCATCACTGGCTGGCTGACCCTCGGCAGCGTGCCGGCGGTGGCCATGACCCTGTGGTTCCTCAGCACCCTGCACACTGCGCCGGACGCGATGAACGCCATCATCAAACAGGCGCTGGGCTTCGTCCTGTTCGCCACGGCACTGGCGATCTTCTTCAAGAAACGCTTGCTTGAGTTTGCCCACAAACGCGCCGGCGGCAACTATAACCCGAGCGGTTCGCGCCTGAACGTGATGACCGTGATCACCGGTCTGGTTCTCGGCACCATGGTTGCCCTGACCTCGATCGGTGCAGGCGCCCTTGGCACAGTTGCGCTGTTCATCCTCTATCCGTTGCTGCCGACCCGTCGCCTGGTCGGCACTGAAATCGCTCACGCCGTGCCGCTGACTCTGGTCGCAGGCCTGGGCCACGCGAGCATGGGCAATATGGATTGGGGTGTGCTGGGCTTCTTGCTGGTTGGCTCGCTGCCAGGCATCTGGCTCGGCAGCCACCTGACCGGACGCATCTCTGATGAAGTGCTGCGCCCGTGCCTGGCGACGATGCTGGTGCTGATCGGTTACAAACTGGCGTTCTGA